Proteins co-encoded in one Nonlabens agnitus genomic window:
- a CDS encoding SDR family NAD(P)-dependent oxidoreductase — protein sequence MKNILLTGCSRGVGLSIAKSLVVSGYNVYGVSRKITKEYQQLMDTNPEHVFYAPFDLSNPDGVQNVIFKEYIPNSIPLHGFINNAAIAYDDIITNLDLDRLRNMFEVNVFSPLNITKYAIRNMIYNRVKGSIVHISSISVHTGYKGLAMYAGSKGALEAFSKNTAREWGERGIRSNCLVAGFMDTDMSSTLGDDMKDRIFKRTSLKVPTALESVADMIKFLISEEAKSVTGQNIHVDSGTI from the coding sequence ATGAAAAATATTCTTTTAACGGGATGTTCAAGAGGTGTTGGGCTTAGTATTGCAAAATCTTTGGTAGTTTCGGGATATAACGTGTACGGTGTCAGTAGAAAGATCACAAAGGAATACCAGCAGTTGATGGATACAAATCCGGAACACGTTTTTTACGCACCATTCGATTTATCAAATCCTGATGGGGTCCAAAATGTGATTTTTAAAGAATACATTCCTAACTCTATACCGCTACATGGATTCATCAATAATGCCGCTATTGCATACGATGATATCATTACAAATCTTGACCTAGATAGGTTGCGAAATATGTTTGAAGTGAATGTGTTTTCTCCATTGAATATTACCAAATATGCGATACGCAATATGATCTACAATCGTGTAAAGGGCAGTATTGTTCACATTTCATCTATTAGTGTTCATACGGGTTATAAAGGTTTAGCCATGTATGCTGGAAGTAAAGGTGCTTTAGAGGCGTTTTCTAAAAATACAGCGAGAGAATGGGGAGAACGTGGTATAAGATCCAACTGTTTGGTAGCAGGTTTTATGGATACTGATATGAGTTCAACATTGGGTGACGATATGAAGGACAGGATTTTCAAAAGAACATCCTTAAAAGTACCTACAGCATTAGAATCTGTGGCAGATATGATCAAGTTTTTGATATCGGAAGAGGCTAAATCAGTTACAGGACAGAATATTCACGTTGACTCAGGAACCATTTAA
- a CDS encoding ANL family adenylate-forming protein: MAVNSSFYINDSTEISYDNFIVQIASGKIYKDKSFSTTLEFLTNLIKGIIHHVDLTLVDPLIQGYDPSEAAIDVENLGKLDFNSMVDAIVNSTSKITIFTSGTTGQPKKVTHSLSNLIREVRTSTRHRGAIWGYAYNPTHMAGLQVLFQALLNGNTLVDLFGKSKSSVISMLENHTVTHLSATPTFYRLLLPLNRPNTSLKSVSLGGEKSDTLLIENLKTSFPNAKINNIYASTEAGTLFSADGEYFYVKSHLLEKVRFRKSELEIHASLLGSGMADQEWYATGDLVEWKDDDKKYFKFVSRKNEMVNVGGNKVNPHDIETQLKSIERVIDCLVYGVPNPILGNMICADIVVKDSSIDEFTIKKILRNNLENYQIPRKINIVDELKTTRTGKLKRK, encoded by the coding sequence GTGGCAGTTAATAGCAGCTTTTACATTAACGATAGCACAGAGATTTCTTACGATAATTTTATTGTGCAAATTGCTTCAGGCAAGATATATAAGGATAAATCATTTTCTACTACCCTTGAATTTCTCACCAATCTGATAAAAGGAATCATTCATCATGTTGATCTTACTTTAGTAGATCCCTTAATTCAAGGGTATGATCCCTCAGAAGCCGCTATAGATGTGGAGAATCTAGGGAAGCTGGATTTTAATAGTATGGTCGACGCTATAGTCAACAGTACATCAAAAATCACCATTTTCACATCTGGAACTACAGGTCAACCTAAAAAAGTAACACACTCTTTAAGTAATTTAATAAGAGAGGTTAGAACATCAACTAGACATCGTGGGGCAATTTGGGGTTATGCATATAATCCTACTCACATGGCTGGGCTGCAGGTCCTATTTCAGGCATTGTTAAATGGTAATACTTTAGTAGATCTTTTCGGTAAAAGTAAATCATCAGTCATCTCCATGCTTGAAAACCACACAGTAACCCATCTGTCAGCTACTCCTACTTTTTACAGATTACTACTTCCTTTAAATCGCCCTAATACCAGTTTGAAGAGTGTTAGTCTAGGAGGAGAAAAATCAGATACCTTGTTGATTGAGAATCTTAAAACCTCCTTTCCAAATGCAAAGATCAATAATATTTATGCTAGTACTGAGGCTGGTACGCTATTCTCAGCAGATGGAGAATACTTTTATGTTAAATCACATTTGTTAGAAAAAGTTCGCTTTCGCAAAAGCGAACTTGAAATACATGCCTCTCTACTTGGCTCTGGAATGGCAGATCAGGAATGGTATGCTACAGGAGATCTTGTGGAATGGAAGGACGATGATAAGAAGTATTTTAAATTTGTCTCACGCAAGAATGAAATGGTTAATGTAGGTGGTAATAAAGTAAACCCTCACGATATAGAAACTCAACTCAAAAGTATCGAAAGGGTCATTGACTGTTTGGTTTATGGAGTGCCTAATCCTATTCTTGGTAATATGATATGTGCAGATATCGTAGTCAAGGATTCTTCAATAGACGAGTTTACCATCAAGAAGATATTGAGAAATAATTTAGAAAACTATCAAATCCCTCGCAAGATTAATATAGTAGATGAACTCAAAACCACAAGAACTGGTAAATTAAAACGCAAATAA
- a CDS encoding acyl carrier protein has protein sequence MNLKVLEAINEVKQGKGEPTVKVFNVDTHLRDDLGLDSFDLAELTVRIEEKTGVDIFANGVIETIGEIEKQLESGS, from the coding sequence ATGAACCTTAAAGTCCTAGAAGCAATAAACGAAGTAAAACAAGGCAAAGGTGAACCAACCGTAAAAGTCTTCAATGTAGATACGCATCTTAGAGATGACCTTGGTCTGGATTCTTTTGATTTAGCAGAACTTACCGTAAGAATAGAAGAAAAAACTGGAGTGGATATTTTTGCAAATGGCGTTATAGAAACCATAGGTGAAATAGAAAAACAATTAGAAAGTGGCAGTTAA
- a CDS encoding DapH/DapD/GlmU-related protein, which yields MINKKLLIIFGLESTAVEIEEAAHLSLTNYTVTKLLYSEGLQSNSHFKKLIENFTDISYIISFTNADLRFKCETQVLSLPALKPLSIIHPKSYISTSAQIGAGCYIAANAVVSSNARLENHVMVNFNASIGHDAHIKKHVSLLPGARVSGNTIIGEGSVLGSNSFIFQGCSIGRNNVIDALTAIHKNMDDDMISAARVTKSFKQIKR from the coding sequence ATGATAAATAAAAAACTCTTGATCATTTTTGGTTTAGAGAGTACCGCTGTAGAGATTGAAGAAGCCGCTCATTTGAGTTTGACAAATTATACTGTCACTAAATTGCTTTATTCTGAAGGCCTACAAAGTAATTCTCATTTTAAAAAGCTCATTGAAAATTTCACTGACATTTCATACATTATCAGTTTTACTAATGCAGATTTACGATTCAAATGCGAGACCCAAGTCCTTAGCCTTCCAGCTCTTAAACCACTATCTATAATACACCCTAAATCATATATATCAACTTCTGCTCAAATAGGCGCAGGTTGCTACATTGCTGCAAATGCTGTGGTATCTTCTAATGCCAGGCTCGAAAATCACGTTATGGTAAACTTTAATGCGTCTATAGGTCACGATGCGCACATTAAAAAACATGTTTCCCTTTTACCTGGAGCAAGAGTTAGTGGTAATACTATCATAGGAGAAGGTAGTGTTCTAGGATCCAACAGTTTTATTTTCCAAGGATGTAGTATTGGCAGGAATAATGTAATTGATGCACTGACTGCAATCCATAAAAATATGGATGATGATATGATTAGTGCAGCCAGAGTAACAAAGTCGTTCAAACAAATTAAACGATAA
- a CDS encoding sugar transferase: MYKSVIKPSLDFISALMAVIAASPVLLIFGLLLAFNNRGSLFFTQVRPGKKGKLFRVIKFKTMTDKKDSNGNLLPDDQRLTPIGKFVRATSMDELPQIFNVLKGDISFVGPRPLLPAYQELYNERQAMRHQVKPGITGWAQINGRNAISWEQKFEYDTWYVENQSFLLDFKIVLLTFKKVFKSDGINTSGEATTKPFQGN; this comes from the coding sequence ATGTATAAATCAGTTATAAAACCATCCTTAGATTTTATATCAGCCTTGATGGCCGTCATTGCCGCAAGTCCTGTATTGTTGATCTTTGGATTGTTATTAGCCTTTAATAATAGAGGTTCACTATTTTTTACGCAGGTACGCCCTGGAAAAAAAGGTAAGCTGTTTAGGGTCATTAAGTTCAAAACCATGACCGACAAGAAAGACTCTAACGGTAACCTGTTGCCTGATGACCAGCGACTCACGCCTATAGGAAAGTTTGTAAGAGCCACATCCATGGACGAGCTGCCCCAAATTTTCAATGTATTGAAAGGAGATATTAGTTTTGTAGGCCCACGACCCTTATTGCCTGCCTATCAGGAACTGTACAATGAGCGTCAGGCAATGCGTCATCAAGTAAAACCAGGGATTACGGGATGGGCACAAATCAATGGTAGGAATGCCATTTCATGGGAGCAAAAATTTGAATACGATACCTGGTACGTAGAGAATCAATCCTTTCTATTAGATTTTAAAATTGTGCTTTTGACTTTTAAAAAAGTCTTTAAAAGTGATGGTATCAATACATCTGGAGAAGCAACAACTAAGCCATTTCAAGGTAATTAA
- a CDS encoding glycosyltransferase family 4 protein translates to MKLIYLHQYFLFPEDSGGTRSYDLAKSFVKQGFEVEVITSSGFIKSVEFYDQWTLIKREGIKIHVLKLDYSNSMSYVQRILVFIKFLWFSTIKALAIKADIVLATSTPLTIGIPALIKKWLHKTPFVFETRDVWPEVVVAIGAINNNVVQNLLYYLEKTIYKNSSAIVSLSSDMKQSIVSRYPNICKNKPVIVIENISEIERFSNVSDTVNLKEIIGFQPRFTVLYAGTFGRVNGIEYVIDLAKKTLELDASIVYILIGDGAMKESVTKKAKLLNVLNKNVFIFDAINKQDLPSWYHAVNMGSSFVISIKELWANSANKFFDTLAASRSILVNYPGWQSKIIKEFNLGYVMPTKVTQESAEKFVEYSRNEQLHRNQRINALNKAILSYSLEVATKKYINLFKTISEN, encoded by the coding sequence ATGAAATTAATATACCTCCATCAATATTTTCTATTTCCCGAAGATTCAGGTGGAACCCGCTCTTATGATCTAGCAAAATCATTTGTAAAACAAGGGTTTGAAGTTGAAGTTATAACTTCGTCTGGATTCATAAAAAGTGTGGAGTTCTATGATCAGTGGACGCTTATTAAGCGAGAGGGTATTAAGATTCATGTTTTAAAATTGGATTACTCTAACAGCATGTCATATGTACAACGCATTCTGGTGTTTATTAAATTTTTATGGTTTTCAACGATTAAAGCATTAGCCATTAAAGCAGATATAGTGTTAGCAACATCAACGCCTCTAACTATAGGAATACCTGCTTTAATTAAAAAATGGCTACATAAAACCCCCTTTGTTTTTGAAACTAGAGATGTGTGGCCAGAAGTGGTTGTTGCTATAGGAGCTATCAATAATAATGTGGTTCAGAACCTGCTTTATTACCTAGAAAAAACTATTTACAAAAACTCGAGTGCCATTGTTTCGTTATCATCGGATATGAAACAGTCTATAGTTTCACGTTATCCTAATATTTGTAAAAATAAACCAGTGATTGTTATAGAAAATATTTCAGAAATCGAACGTTTCTCGAATGTTTCAGATACAGTAAATTTAAAAGAAATTATCGGGTTTCAACCACGTTTTACCGTTCTTTACGCCGGCACTTTTGGACGTGTTAATGGCATAGAATACGTAATAGATCTAGCAAAAAAAACATTGGAATTGGATGCTAGTATTGTATATATTCTAATAGGGGATGGAGCCATGAAGGAATCGGTTACTAAAAAAGCAAAATTATTAAATGTTCTAAATAAAAATGTTTTCATCTTTGATGCTATTAATAAACAGGATTTACCGTCCTGGTATCACGCTGTTAATATGGGGAGTTCTTTTGTGATTTCTATAAAAGAATTATGGGCAAATTCGGCTAATAAGTTTTTTGATACTCTAGCGGCATCAAGGTCAATTTTGGTTAACTATCCAGGATGGCAATCTAAGATTATTAAAGAATTTAATCTTGGTTATGTAATGCCAACTAAGGTCACTCAAGAATCTGCAGAGAAATTTGTTGAATATTCAAGAAATGAACAACTACATAGAAATCAAAGGATTAATGCTTTAAATAAGGCAATACTATCTTACTCGTTAGAAGTTGCTACCAAAAAATATATTAATCTTTTTAAAACGATATCAGAAAATTAG
- a CDS encoding acyltransferase, which yields MKLRLSILYSWFVRSMTFFLPNLPIIMRFRGFLYSLMMEECGEDFQVTSSAIINSLSGLKLKNNVYIGPNTVIIGTDITIEDEVLIGPNCVISGGNHSFFNGSFRFAPSISKPVIIQKGSWVAANCTITAGSVLPYRSILAAGAVLSTNYHVGDALYGGVPAKYIKGINK from the coding sequence ATGAAGCTTAGATTATCCATACTGTATTCTTGGTTTGTTAGAAGCATGACATTTTTTTTGCCGAATCTTCCAATTATTATGCGTTTTAGGGGTTTCTTATATTCTTTAATGATGGAAGAATGTGGAGAAGATTTTCAAGTAACTTCTTCAGCTATTATCAATTCATTATCCGGATTAAAATTGAAGAATAATGTTTACATAGGCCCAAATACCGTGATTATAGGAACTGACATTACGATAGAAGATGAAGTGCTTATAGGACCGAATTGTGTTATTTCTGGAGGTAATCATAGTTTTTTTAATGGCTCATTTCGATTTGCGCCTTCAATTAGTAAACCAGTTATCATCCAAAAAGGCTCATGGGTAGCAGCCAATTGTACTATTACCGCAGGGTCAGTTTTACCATATAGATCAATACTTGCTGCAGGTGCCGTTTTATCTACAAATTATCATGTAGGTGATGCACTTTATGGTGGTGTACCAGCAAAATATATTAAAGGTATAAATAAATGA
- a CDS encoding glycosyltransferase family 4 protein yields MTSILIHAWTIHYDGENYYLPYTHWVYLNEIVKYYDTVTLLSPIIKKLESLDCSLESIKCFKQVKIVSLPPSSNYIGAIKNFFSYRKAYSKMQDYDVMYARYPTPFGWLQKVYGKNSKRIIHYVGDPIDATNNNPNFGKIKKKILVNLFKPENALYNWACKGANVFTNGYHISERLAKRNITATPLISSTLVEADFYLSKSEAFGNTAPKILYVGYLRKAKGVETVLKAFGLLQNRYPKAKLTIVGAGESERELKQMVVNNKTTFVSFLGHIDDRNQLNEILRNHDVFCFASLSEGSPRVILEAMANGINVVSTPVGSLPHVFEDNKDILFADFNNAEMFCEKMTKLLENQELTYKLRLNAFNKTKEFTIQSFLKKIFYEA; encoded by the coding sequence ATGACTAGTATTCTAATCCACGCTTGGACCATCCATTACGATGGCGAAAACTATTACCTTCCATATACACATTGGGTCTATTTAAATGAAATAGTTAAATATTATGATACAGTAACTTTACTATCTCCTATTATAAAAAAGCTAGAATCTTTAGATTGTAGTTTAGAATCTATAAAATGTTTTAAGCAGGTAAAAATAGTATCGCTGCCGCCTTCCAGTAATTATATTGGCGCTATAAAGAATTTCTTTTCTTATAGAAAGGCGTATTCTAAAATGCAAGATTATGATGTTATGTATGCACGATACCCAACACCTTTTGGCTGGCTTCAAAAAGTATATGGTAAAAATTCTAAACGCATTATACACTATGTTGGTGATCCTATAGATGCGACTAATAATAATCCAAACTTCGGCAAAATAAAGAAAAAAATACTGGTCAATCTTTTTAAGCCAGAAAATGCCTTATATAACTGGGCATGTAAAGGAGCAAACGTTTTTACAAATGGGTATCATATTAGTGAACGTCTTGCCAAACGAAATATAACGGCGACACCGTTAATATCTTCAACATTAGTTGAAGCGGACTTTTACCTTTCAAAATCAGAAGCATTTGGCAATACGGCTCCTAAAATACTTTATGTTGGTTATTTAAGAAAAGCTAAAGGTGTGGAAACAGTTCTAAAAGCATTTGGCTTATTACAAAATAGGTATCCTAAAGCGAAACTCACAATTGTGGGTGCTGGAGAATCTGAAAGGGAATTGAAGCAAATGGTTGTTAATAATAAAACGACATTTGTTTCTTTTTTAGGTCATATTGACGACAGAAACCAACTTAATGAGATTTTACGTAATCATGATGTTTTTTGCTTTGCTAGTTTGTCTGAAGGGTCACCTCGAGTTATACTAGAAGCTATGGCTAATGGTATTAATGTAGTAAGCACACCAGTTGGGTCTTTACCGCATGTTTTTGAAGATAATAAAGACATACTTTTTGCAGATTTTAATAATGCCGAGATGTTTTGTGAAAAAATGACAAAGCTTTTAGAAAATCAAGAACTGACCTACAAGTTACGGCTAAATGCTTTTAATAAAACGAAAGAGTTTACTATTCAATCGTTTTTAAAAAAGATTTTTTATGAAGCTTAG
- a CDS encoding O-antigen ligase family protein, which yields MTKFCVFLLSLILALGNLTDLLVSYLLEVIMVLVSFIILFQKKYHPSILIHCKQALPLFLILFILFVASVSYGAIVNESVSLFNVNFFLVILIYIILSAFFNINKDAIPLSLIFFSVGTAILSFLYFFDILATGLEVRNDRLLFLGENPNSLSVRIALGVVIFIWVTWRNILEYNRFKRFCFLIPVPFMIALIIASGSKGSFLLCIISIVILLIVSKNISSKTKIITFLILPIVLIPFYKLFIESSLYDRFLNSSLTTGRSEIWEQALNIFYENPLGVGEGGYFREIREATGDSIDTHNLFIYLLATGGFISFILFVFFYYKLLVKAYLSFKNSSEPIFLIIWISMFFVMNKTGGVISYLVMWFFLAMINSRFMFIGEKKKI from the coding sequence ATGACAAAGTTTTGTGTTTTTCTACTTTCCTTAATTTTAGCTTTAGGTAATTTAACTGACCTATTGGTTAGTTATTTATTAGAGGTGATTATGGTATTAGTCTCATTCATTATTCTATTTCAAAAAAAATACCATCCATCTATATTAATTCACTGCAAGCAAGCTTTACCCTTATTCTTAATATTGTTTATATTATTTGTAGCTAGTGTTTCTTATGGAGCTATAGTAAATGAGAGCGTCAGCTTATTTAATGTGAATTTTTTCTTAGTCATATTGATTTATATAATATTAAGTGCATTTTTCAATATTAACAAAGATGCAATACCATTGTCACTCATATTTTTTTCTGTTGGAACAGCTATCTTGTCCTTTTTATATTTTTTTGATATTTTAGCTACTGGTCTTGAGGTGCGAAATGATCGATTATTGTTTTTAGGTGAAAACCCTAATTCACTTAGCGTGCGGATTGCTTTGGGGGTCGTCATTTTTATATGGGTTACTTGGAGAAATATACTCGAATATAATCGCTTTAAGAGATTTTGCTTTTTAATTCCTGTACCTTTTATGATAGCATTGATCATTGCATCAGGCTCAAAGGGTTCTTTTCTTCTATGCATAATAAGCATTGTTATTTTACTAATTGTTTCTAAAAACATCAGTAGCAAGACAAAGATTATTACATTTTTGATATTGCCAATTGTACTAATACCGTTTTACAAATTATTTATTGAAAGTAGCTTATACGATCGATTTTTAAACTCAAGTTTAACAACCGGTAGGTCAGAAATTTGGGAACAAGCTTTGAATATATTTTATGAGAATCCACTCGGTGTAGGAGAAGGAGGTTATTTTCGTGAAATTAGGGAAGCTACTGGAGATAGTATTGACACACACAATCTATTTATCTATTTATTAGCCACCGGTGGTTTTATTTCATTTATTTTATTTGTATTTTTTTATTACAAACTATTGGTAAAAGCTTACTTAAGTTTTAAAAATAGCAGTGAACCAATATTTCTAATTATTTGGATATCCATGTTTTTTGTTATGAATAAAACAGGAGGTGTGATTTCATATTTAGTTATGTGGTTTTTTCTGGCAATGATTAATTCACGATTTATGTTTATTGGAGAAAAAAAGAAAATATGA
- a CDS encoding lipopolysaccharide biosynthesis protein, with amino-acid sequence MLKKLSSMAVFSFMATLATFAFQTIATHLLTPADYGVLARWLTDIGYLGMFFVLGLDSSILYHAKLGEKYEDNMGKNFMIYFIVFLLSFLVVFTFKLDSRYYIPLFVSIISLSITSVFKSYFHYREEYLWFNLLGLLLPIGLVITFGIAYFIDLKFEIYQALNAYAVISFIVLILVGIKYFTVASVSFNKDLFKQISYFLYGIKSILNKVLSLTLYASTVYILSFFGKLEAVAFFFVASSISKMVWVLPDSAGNVLYPRFLKIGKEYKKINILNEMNYYAQIVFVFNILTILAFGVLGHFILGLLYSNAYHVIFVPVIILLIGNQGMVYFKLLSRYLAAMNNWKPLYFSLVVGIIVNIGLNFILIPLYGLIGACIATSFSFICCGLFISIFVKGSLYGFLNLRSFFTVQFSK; translated from the coding sequence ATGCTAAAAAAGCTTTCTTCCATGGCTGTCTTTAGTTTTATGGCAACTCTGGCTACATTTGCTTTCCAAACTATCGCTACGCACTTATTAACACCAGCAGATTATGGTGTTTTAGCTAGGTGGTTGACAGATATAGGGTATTTAGGGATGTTTTTTGTTCTAGGTTTAGACTCCTCTATTTTATATCATGCTAAACTAGGGGAGAAGTACGAAGATAATATGGGAAAAAACTTTATGATTTATTTCATCGTTTTTCTACTATCTTTTCTTGTTGTATTTACATTTAAATTAGATTCACGATATTATATTCCATTATTTGTAAGTATAATTTCACTTTCAATTACTAGTGTTTTTAAGTCTTATTTTCACTATCGAGAAGAATATTTATGGTTTAATTTGTTAGGATTATTGTTGCCTATCGGTTTAGTAATAACTTTTGGTATTGCGTACTTTATTGACCTGAAATTTGAAATCTATCAAGCATTAAATGCTTATGCTGTAATTTCATTCATAGTTTTAATTCTTGTAGGTATTAAATACTTTACGGTAGCAAGCGTGAGTTTTAATAAAGACTTGTTCAAGCAAATCTCTTATTTCTTATATGGGATTAAAAGCATCTTAAATAAAGTTTTATCTCTGACACTATATGCTTCTACAGTATATATTTTATCATTTTTTGGAAAATTGGAGGCTGTTGCTTTTTTTTTTGTTGCGAGTAGTATTTCGAAAATGGTATGGGTACTGCCTGATTCAGCAGGAAATGTATTATATCCACGCTTTTTAAAAATAGGTAAAGAATATAAAAAGATAAATATTTTAAATGAAATGAATTATTATGCGCAAATTGTATTTGTTTTTAATATTCTAACTATTCTAGCCTTTGGTGTTTTAGGTCATTTTATTTTAGGTCTTTTGTATTCAAATGCATACCATGTAATATTTGTTCCTGTAATTATATTACTAATTGGGAATCAGGGAATGGTTTATTTCAAACTTCTAAGTCGCTATTTGGCTGCGATGAATAATTGGAAGCCCTTATACTTTTCATTAGTAGTAGGGATTATTGTAAATATAGGCCTTAACTTTATTTTGATTCCTCTTTACGGTTTAATAGGGGCATGTATTGCTACGAGCTTTTCATTTATCTGCTGCGGACTGTTTATTTCTATTTTTGTTAAGGGCAGCCTCTATGGGTTTTTAAATTTAAGAAGTTTCTTCACTGTACAATTTTCGAAATGA
- a CDS encoding acyltransferase encodes MRKYIRNLYQFYLRDKFKNKAIFDDSIDFCRKTSISLMDGSLRGDVVFGKNVTMHARVITQNKGKIVFEDRVQIGHDSFVGISNNLIIKKGTAISNNVTIVDNNNHPVNPEDRLIVWMSLRSSQLRRWKYSVAAPIVIGENVWIGQNARINKGVSIGDNSIVAANTVVTKDVPSNSIVAGNPGRIVKNDIQNEPRLVC; translated from the coding sequence ATGAGAAAATATATAAGAAATCTTTATCAATTTTACTTGAGAGATAAATTTAAGAATAAAGCGATTTTTGATGATAGTATAGATTTTTGCAGAAAAACTAGTATTTCACTTATGGATGGCAGTTTAAGAGGGGATGTTGTTTTCGGAAAAAATGTAACTATGCATGCAAGAGTTATAACACAAAACAAAGGAAAAATAGTTTTTGAAGATAGAGTCCAAATAGGTCATGATTCATTCGTAGGGATTTCCAATAATCTAATTATTAAAAAAGGGACTGCAATTTCTAATAATGTTACAATTGTAGATAATAACAACCATCCAGTAAATCCAGAAGACAGACTTATAGTATGGATGTCGTTAAGAAGTTCTCAATTAAGAAGATGGAAGTATTCAGTTGCGGCACCAATTGTAATAGGGGAAAATGTTTGGATTGGTCAAAATGCTCGAATAAACAAAGGTGTGTCAATAGGTGATAATTCAATAGTTGCTGCAAACACAGTCGTGACAAAAGATGTGCCATCAAATTCTATTGTGGCAGGGAATCCAGGTCGCATAGTTAAAAATGATATTCAAAATGAACCTCGATTGGTATGCTAA
- a CDS encoding nucleotide sugar dehydrogenase, which produces MQRKIAIIGLGYVGLPLARLFATKFPVVGFDINKARVAELNSGHDSTLEVEDDILQKALKTSNDDHIGLFCTADLEQISECNYYVVTVPTPVDKNNRPVLTPLYKSSETVGSVLKKGDIVIYESTVYPGVTEEECVPVLERVSGLTFNKDFFVGYSPERINPGDKEHTVDKILKVTSGSTPEIGIKVDALYKEVITAGTHLAPTIKVAEAAKVIENSQRDINIAFVNELAKIFNIMGIDTHDVLEAAGTKWNFLPFKPGLVGGHCIGVDPYYLAQKAQELGYHPEIILAGRRMNDSMGQYVASEVVKLMLNNDIKVKGSKILVLGITFKENCPDVRNTKVVDVIKHLKEYGTEVDIYDPWASPEEVMKEYGLVTMNSKPNQKYDGILLAVSHDRFRSLELNDLKKDGCVVYDVKGVLGDRAEAKL; this is translated from the coding sequence ATGCAAAGAAAAATCGCCATAATAGGATTGGGTTACGTTGGATTACCTCTAGCTCGATTATTTGCCACTAAATTTCCAGTAGTAGGTTTTGATATTAACAAAGCCCGAGTTGCTGAATTGAACTCAGGCCATGACAGTACGCTGGAAGTAGAAGATGACATCCTGCAAAAAGCGTTGAAGACTTCTAATGATGATCATATCGGGTTGTTTTGTACCGCAGACTTAGAACAAATTTCTGAGTGCAACTATTATGTGGTCACCGTTCCTACACCAGTAGATAAAAACAACAGACCCGTACTTACACCTTTATACAAGTCTAGTGAAACTGTGGGGTCTGTACTTAAAAAGGGAGATATTGTGATTTATGAATCTACGGTTTATCCTGGAGTTACAGAGGAAGAGTGTGTCCCAGTTTTGGAGCGAGTAAGTGGTTTGACCTTTAATAAAGATTTCTTTGTTGGGTACTCACCAGAGCGCATCAATCCGGGTGACAAGGAACATACGGTAGATAAAATTTTAAAAGTAACCTCAGGTTCCACACCAGAAATAGGGATTAAAGTAGACGCTTTATATAAAGAGGTTATCACCGCAGGGACGCATTTAGCACCCACCATCAAAGTAGCTGAAGCAGCTAAGGTGATTGAAAATTCACAACGTGATATCAACATTGCCTTTGTCAATGAACTAGCCAAGATTTTCAACATCATGGGGATCGATACACATGATGTTTTAGAGGCTGCTGGAACAAAATGGAATTTCCTGCCTTTCAAGCCAGGATTGGTAGGCGGCCATTGTATAGGAGTGGATCCATATTATTTGGCTCAAAAAGCTCAGGAATTGGGTTATCATCCAGAGATCATTCTCGCTGGCAGAAGGATGAATGATAGTATGGGGCAATATGTAGCTAGTGAGGTGGTTAAGTTAATGCTTAACAACGATATTAAAGTAAAGGGGTCTAAAATCTTAGTATTAGGGATTACGTTTAAAGAAAACTGCCCAGATGTGAGGAATACTAAAGTGGTTGACGTCATCAAGCACCTAAAAGAATATGGTACTGAGGTAGATATTTATGACCCATGGGCAAGCCCTGAAGAGGTAATGAAAGAATACGGATTGGTGACCATGAATTCAAAGCCTAATCAAAAATATGATGGAATCCTATTAGCAGTTTCACATGATAGGTTTAGGTCTCTAGAGCTGAACGATTTAAAGAAGGATGGTTGTGTGGTTTATGATGTAAAAGGAGTATTGGGTGATAGGGCTGAAGCAAAATTATAA